From one Solirubrobacterales bacterium genomic stretch:
- the rpe gene encoding ribulose-phosphate 3-epimerase yields the protein MSPETASTDLPEPFTGIRIAPSILSADFARLGAAIGEVMDAGARVIHFDVMDGQFVPPITIGPLVLSAIADQVHDAGGVVDVHLMIENPDRQFEDFARAGADAITFHAEATPHAHRACGAIRELGCLAGVAINPGTPVEAVSGLGGVADMILAMTVNPGWGGQPFIDTSPDKVRRLRELVGPDTLIEIDGGIGTATAGPMAAAGATLMVAGSAVFGADDPARAYSEILAAAENGR from the coding sequence ATGAGCCCCGAAACCGCCTCCACCGACCTGCCCGAGCCGTTCACCGGCATCCGGATCGCCCCCTCGATCCTCTCCGCCGACTTCGCCCGGCTGGGCGCAGCGATCGGCGAGGTGATGGATGCCGGAGCCAGGGTGATCCATTTCGACGTGATGGACGGCCAGTTCGTGCCGCCGATCACGATCGGACCGCTGGTGCTCTCGGCGATCGCCGATCAGGTTCATGACGCCGGCGGGGTGGTGGACGTCCACCTGATGATCGAAAACCCGGACCGGCAGTTCGAGGACTTCGCCAGGGCAGGGGCGGATGCGATCACCTTCCACGCCGAGGCGACCCCGCATGCCCACCGGGCCTGCGGGGCGATCCGGGAGCTCGGGTGTCTGGCCGGCGTGGCGATCAACCCCGGGACTCCGGTAGAGGCGGTCTCCGGCCTCGGCGGAGTCGCCGACATGATCCTCGCGATGACGGTCAACCCCGGCTGGGGTGGCCAGCCCTTCATTGATACCTCGCCCGACAAGGTTCGCCGGCTACGTGAACTGGTCGGCCCGGACACCCTGATCGAGATCGACGGCGGGATCGGCACGGCCACCGCCGGTCCGATGGCCGCCGCGGGAGCCACCCTGATGGTCGCCGGCTCCGCGGTCTTCGGAGCTGACGACCCGGCCCGGGCCTACAGCGAGATCCTCGCAGCCGCCGAAAACGGCCGCTGA
- a CDS encoding methionyl-tRNA formyltransferase — translation MAIRKRTASEDRPVSGAFLGTSDFAATVLEILAASDRRPSLAVTLPDRRRGRGRREQPSPVALKAEELEIELLKSGNVNEEADRERIAKATAATGWASICAFGQLIREPLLSEVPMLNVHPSLLPRWRGAAPVERAIMAGDPETGVAVMRLVAGLDSGPVAAVERVPIGPDESYGELAPRLARTGGRLLVATLTAAADGEIEWTEQDDDAATYAEKIESAERRIDPEQPSGRVHSLVRALNPHIGAWLDLGGERRLGIRQTAPAPEVIGLAPGELTERNGRPVLGCADGAVWLAQVQPPGGKPMDGADWLRGHGLP, via the coding sequence ATGGCGATTCGGAAGCGGACGGCGAGTGAGGACCGGCCGGTGAGCGGCGCCTTTCTCGGCACCTCGGACTTCGCCGCAACCGTGCTCGAGATCCTTGCCGCTTCCGACCGGAGGCCCTCACTGGCGGTCACCCTGCCGGACCGCCGTCGCGGTCGGGGCCGCCGGGAGCAGCCGTCACCGGTCGCCCTCAAGGCCGAGGAGCTGGAGATAGAGCTGCTGAAGTCGGGAAACGTGAACGAGGAAGCCGACCGTGAGCGGATCGCGAAAGCCACGGCGGCAACCGGCTGGGCCTCGATCTGCGCCTTCGGCCAGCTGATCAGGGAACCGCTGCTTTCCGAGGTGCCGATGCTGAACGTGCACCCGTCTCTGCTCCCGCGCTGGCGCGGGGCAGCTCCGGTTGAACGGGCGATCATGGCCGGTGACCCGGAAACCGGGGTGGCCGTGATGCGCCTGGTCGCCGGGCTCGACTCCGGTCCGGTGGCCGCGGTCGAGCGGGTCCCGATCGGCCCGGACGAAAGCTACGGAGAACTCGCCCCGCGGCTTGCCCGGACCGGCGGCCGTCTGCTCGTCGCAACCCTCACGGCCGCGGCGGACGGCGAGATCGAGTGGACCGAGCAGGACGACGACGCTGCCACCTACGCCGAGAAGATCGAGTCGGCCGAACGCCGGATCGATCCTGAACAGCCTTCCGGGCGGGTCCACAGTCTGGTCCGGGCACTCAACCCGCACATCGGGGCATGGCTTGACCTCGGTGGCGAACGGCGCCTCGGCATCAGGCAGACAGCTCCGGCTCCGGAGGTCATCGGCCTCGCCCCGGGTGAGCTGACCGAGCGAAACGGCAGGCCGGTACTCGGTTGCGCCGACGGGGCGGTCTGGCTCGCGCAGGTCCAGCCGCCCGGCGGGAAGCCAATGGACGGGGCCGACTGGCTGCGCGGCCACGGGCTGCCTTGA
- the def gene encoding peptide deformylase, with amino-acid sequence MADVGKTAETDELEQELDPDEMIEEAEPVEGPPDREIDEERMRRREAALARIVQFGDPVLKSKASAISEFNGALADEIESMAELMNEALGVGLAAPQVGKLRRLLVFQSNPDVEPRELINPEIEWLSDEADIAIEGCLSIPRVLVEVERPVFARVRGQDRRGAEVVLEASGFEARVLQHEIDHLNGILILDRTERPQRRAALKALRRGESFSPIDPDGDGDSEADGE; translated from the coding sequence ATGGCTGATGTCGGGAAAACCGCCGAAACCGATGAGCTCGAACAGGAGCTTGACCCGGACGAAATGATCGAGGAAGCGGAGCCGGTTGAGGGTCCCCCTGACCGCGAGATCGACGAGGAAAGGATGCGTCGGCGCGAGGCAGCGCTGGCCCGGATCGTCCAGTTCGGCGACCCGGTGCTGAAGAGCAAGGCCTCCGCCATAAGCGAGTTCAACGGGGCGCTGGCCGATGAGATCGAGTCGATGGCGGAACTCATGAACGAGGCACTCGGGGTCGGCCTGGCTGCCCCCCAGGTGGGCAAGCTCCGCCGTCTGCTGGTCTTTCAGTCGAATCCCGACGTCGAACCGCGGGAGCTGATCAACCCCGAGATCGAGTGGCTTTCCGACGAGGCCGATATCGCCATCGAGGGTTGCCTCTCGATCCCGCGGGTGCTGGTCGAGGTCGAAAGACCTGTCTTCGCCCGGGTCAGGGGACAGGACCGGCGCGGGGCGGAGGTGGTGTTGGAGGCATCCGGCTTCGAGGCCCGGGTACTGCAGCACGAGATCGATCACCTGAACGGGATCCTGATCCTCGACCGGACCGAAAGGCCCCAGCGCCGGGCGGCACTCAAGGCGCTGCGACGAGGCGAGAGCTTTTCGCCGATCGACCCGGATGGGGATGGCGATTCGGAAGCGGACGGCGAGTGA
- the priA gene encoding primosomal protein N': MSIARVEPLTLARALRGPFDYLVPEGMDGIEVGSVLEVPFGRRRVTGVVTELAENSELPEEKLARPRRVIGEGTTPELIELGLWIGAEYCSTPARGLGLMLPPGTGTGGERTRVRTEKRSRITEQGRAVLEQASRLGKRQEAALRSLLEGDLTGRELLSRAGADSAVLKRLEERGWIERERVKVRRRPAGTTVGTAARSAPDLTAAQAGAVRELTGMLGSGGEILLNGVTGSGKTEVYLALVESALANGSSAIVLVPEIGLTPQAVSRFEARFGDRVAVLHSALSAGQRFDEWHRLRSGEARVCVGPRSAVFAPVTDLGLVVIDEEHDPSYKQESDPRYDARDVARRRARSNRALLIAGTATPRPETWREFQRIDLPERVDGQGMPPVELVDMRGSDPREGPVHSQTMAALAEVRERGEKAIVMINRRGFAPWLICQTCGHTWGCPNCDVSLIVHRESGQLICHHCNHAQVLPRACDCGGTTLAQSGAGTQRIERLLAESLAPMPVIRLDADTSGGPGGHGRILAEFDRADSAVLVGTQMVAKGHDFPEVTLSAILDADATLRFPDFRAEERTFSLVTQLAGRSGRGEAGGRVIVQTLTPEAPSIAAAARHDSPGFLSGELSRRETLEYPPFSHLIRIQLAAEDETALDRAADLVVDRLGPTLPEGSMLLGPAPMFRARNRFRRRILIKSKERRPAAEAVQREIESLVRDRAFNRINLSIDVDPQ; encoded by the coding sequence GTGTCCATCGCCAGAGTCGAACCGCTGACCTTGGCCCGCGCCCTGCGGGGACCGTTCGACTATCTGGTTCCGGAGGGAATGGACGGGATCGAGGTCGGATCCGTACTCGAGGTTCCGTTCGGACGCCGCCGCGTCACCGGGGTCGTGACCGAGCTCGCGGAGAACTCGGAACTGCCCGAGGAGAAACTGGCGCGACCCCGGAGGGTCATCGGTGAAGGCACCACTCCGGAGCTGATCGAGCTCGGCCTCTGGATCGGGGCCGAGTACTGCTCGACCCCGGCCCGTGGCCTCGGGCTGATGCTGCCTCCCGGGACCGGCACCGGTGGTGAGCGGACCCGGGTCCGGACCGAGAAGCGCTCCCGGATCACGGAGCAGGGCCGGGCTGTCCTGGAGCAGGCCAGCAGGCTCGGCAAGCGCCAGGAGGCGGCGCTGCGATCTCTGCTGGAGGGTGATCTGACCGGACGGGAGCTGCTGTCCCGGGCGGGTGCCGACAGCGCCGTGCTCAAGCGCCTCGAGGAACGCGGCTGGATCGAACGGGAAAGGGTGAAGGTCCGCCGCCGCCCGGCGGGGACGACGGTCGGGACGGCTGCGAGGAGTGCCCCCGACCTGACCGCCGCCCAGGCGGGGGCGGTTCGGGAACTCACCGGGATGCTTGGGTCGGGCGGCGAGATTCTGCTGAACGGGGTGACCGGCTCCGGTAAGACCGAGGTCTACCTGGCCCTGGTCGAGTCGGCACTCGCCAACGGCAGCAGCGCGATCGTGCTGGTGCCGGAGATCGGTCTCACCCCGCAGGCGGTCAGTCGATTCGAGGCCCGGTTCGGGGATCGGGTGGCGGTCCTTCACTCGGCCCTCTCGGCCGGACAGCGATTTGACGAGTGGCATCGCCTTCGCTCCGGTGAGGCCAGGGTCTGCGTCGGCCCACGTTCGGCGGTGTTCGCCCCGGTCACGGATCTCGGCCTGGTCGTGATCGACGAGGAGCACGATCCTTCCTACAAGCAGGAGAGCGACCCGCGCTACGACGCCCGCGACGTGGCCCGGCGCCGGGCCCGGTCGAACCGGGCGCTGCTGATCGCCGGGACCGCGACCCCGCGGCCGGAGACCTGGCGTGAGTTCCAGCGGATCGACCTGCCGGAACGGGTGGACGGGCAGGGAATGCCGCCGGTCGAGCTGGTCGACATGCGGGGATCCGACCCCCGCGAAGGGCCGGTCCACAGCCAGACGATGGCCGCCCTGGCCGAGGTCCGGGAGCGGGGCGAGAAAGCGATCGTGATGATCAATCGCCGTGGCTTCGCCCCGTGGCTGATCTGCCAGACCTGCGGCCACACCTGGGGCTGCCCCAACTGCGATGTCTCGCTGATCGTCCACCGCGAGTCCGGTCAGCTGATCTGCCACCACTGCAACCACGCCCAGGTCCTGCCGCGAGCCTGTGACTGTGGCGGCACCACCCTGGCCCAGTCGGGCGCCGGGACCCAGCGGATCGAGCGGCTGCTGGCCGAAAGTCTCGCCCCGATGCCGGTGATCCGGCTCGACGCCGACACCTCCGGCGGCCCCGGCGGCCACGGACGCATCCTGGCCGAGTTCGACCGGGCCGATAGCGCGGTTCTGGTCGGCACCCAGATGGTGGCCAAGGGACATGACTTCCCGGAGGTCACCCTCAGCGCGATCCTCGACGCCGATGCCACCCTGCGCTTCCCCGACTTCCGGGCCGAGGAACGCACCTTCTCGCTGGTCACCCAACTCGCCGGCCGCAGCGGCCGGGGTGAGGCGGGAGGCCGGGTGATCGTCCAGACCCTCACCCCGGAAGCCCCCTCGATTGCCGCCGCAGCCCGGCACGACTCGCCCGGGTTTCTGTCCGGGGAGCTTTCCCGCCGCGAGACGCTGGAGTACCCGCCGTTCTCCCACCTGATCCGGATCCAGTTGGCAGCCGAGGACGAGACCGCCCTCGACCGGGCCGCGGATCTGGTCGTCGACCGGCTCGGACCGACCCTGCCGGAGGGTTCGATGCTGCTCGGTCCGGCCCCGATGTTCCGGGCCAGAAACCGCTTCCGGCGGCGCATCCTCATCAAGTCAAAGGAGCGTCGACCCGCCGCCGAGGCGGTTCAGCGGGAGATCGAGAGCCTGGTCCGCGACAGGGCCTTCAACCGGATCAATCTCTCAATTGACGTGGACCCCCAGTAG
- a CDS encoding PH domain-containing protein, protein MSFTPSPGERVIFQGHPSWRSIMAFYLKGLLIGVVIAIIAKLIGRGFGTVFLIVLIALGVAVLIGFVRRMATVYTITDRRLNIRRGIIARDIQETRLERVQAVNYSQSPIERMLRIGDVDFDTAATDVENQFCFAGVAEPAEVVTEVDRATSAGAAGSHGLGEPDSRY, encoded by the coding sequence GTGAGTTTCACCCCCAGCCCCGGCGAACGCGTCATCTTTCAGGGCCACCCATCGTGGCGCTCGATCATGGCCTTCTACCTCAAGGGCCTGCTGATCGGGGTCGTGATCGCGATCATCGCCAAGCTGATCGGCCGCGGTTTCGGCACGGTGTTCCTGATCGTCCTGATCGCTCTCGGCGTGGCGGTGTTGATCGGCTTCGTCCGCCGGATGGCGACCGTCTACACGATCACCGACCGCCGACTGAACATCCGTCGCGGGATCATCGCCCGGGACATCCAGGAGACCCGCCTGGAACGGGTCCAGGCGGTGAACTACAGCCAGTCACCGATCGAACGGATGCTGAGGATCGGCGATGTGGACTTCGACACCGCGGCAACCGACGTCGAAAACCAGTTCTGTTTCGCCGGGGTTGCGGAGCCCGCCGAGGTGGTCACCGAGGTCGATCGGGCGACCTCTGCCGGAGCCGCCGGCAGCCACGGTCTGGGTGAGCCGGACTCCCGATACTGA
- the tkt gene encoding transketolase, translated as MTENLASQPPELKSINTIRTLAIDAIDRANSGHPGAVMALAPVAYKLWQDYLRYDPADPTWPNRDRFILSAGHASMLIYSLLHLARVKRIGPDGKPTGEPSVSLQDIEDFRQLGSPTAGHPESHLTTGVETTTGPLGQGIATSVGMAIAALWKGANYGSEIFDYDVYAICGDGDLMEGVSQEAASLAGHQKLSNLCWIYDSNRITIDGSTDITFTEDVEARFKANEWAVHHVRDANDLDEIGAALEKFKAETGRPTMIIVHSHIGYGSPNRVDTADVHGNPLGADETKLAKAAYGWPEDSEFLVPDGVYEDFAAGIGRRGAEASAAWRERLAAASGETRNSVETMLSRDLPDDWDADIPVFEAGEQVATRKAAQKTLQAIAPKVPWLISGSADLTGSASSGLKEDVSGVFSPDNRAGSGIHIGVREHESAAMSNGLALSGLRPVWSTYLIFTDYARPAIRLSALMEQPVIHWLTHDSIGLGEDGPTHQPVEQLMSLRAMPNLDVIRPADANEVAEAWRVIMARRDEPIALVLTRQNVPVIDRAKYAPASGLARGGYILADSDGEPELILIATGSEVELAIEAHEALAADGVRSRVVSLPSWKLFEEQDAGYRESVLPAAVTRRITIEAGATLGWERYAGSEGRIIGMTTFGASAPFKDLREHFGFTAERVVAEARELLGD; from the coding sequence GTGACCGAGAATCTCGCCTCCCAGCCGCCGGAACTCAAGTCGATCAACACGATCCGGACCCTCGCGATCGACGCGATCGACCGGGCCAACTCCGGGCATCCCGGTGCCGTGATGGCGCTGGCCCCGGTCGCCTACAAGCTCTGGCAGGACTATCTTCGCTACGACCCGGCCGATCCGACCTGGCCGAACCGGGACCGGTTCATCCTCTCGGCCGGTCACGCCTCGATGCTGATCTACTCGCTGCTTCACCTGGCCCGGGTGAAGCGGATCGGTCCGGACGGCAAGCCGACCGGCGAACCCTCGGTCAGCCTTCAGGACATCGAGGACTTCCGCCAGCTCGGCTCCCCCACCGCCGGCCATCCCGAGTCACATCTGACCACCGGGGTCGAGACCACCACCGGCCCGCTCGGCCAGGGAATTGCGACCAGCGTCGGCATGGCGATCGCGGCGCTCTGGAAGGGCGCCAACTACGGCAGCGAGATCTTCGATTACGACGTGTACGCGATCTGCGGTGACGGCGATCTGATGGAAGGTGTCTCCCAGGAGGCGGCCTCCCTTGCCGGCCACCAGAAACTGAGCAACCTCTGCTGGATCTACGACTCGAACCGGATCACGATCGACGGTTCGACCGACATCACCTTCACCGAGGACGTCGAGGCCCGCTTCAAGGCCAACGAGTGGGCGGTCCATCACGTCCGGGACGCCAACGATCTCGACGAGATCGGAGCCGCCCTTGAGAAGTTCAAGGCCGAGACCGGTCGCCCGACGATGATCATCGTCCACAGTCACATCGGGTACGGCTCCCCGAACCGGGTCGATACCGCGGACGTGCACGGCAACCCGCTCGGTGCCGACGAGACGAAACTGGCCAAGGCCGCCTACGGCTGGCCGGAGGATTCCGAGTTCCTGGTGCCGGACGGGGTCTACGAGGATTTCGCGGCCGGAATCGGCCGACGCGGTGCCGAGGCCAGTGCCGCCTGGCGGGAGCGTCTGGCCGCCGCCTCCGGGGAGACCCGCAACTCGGTCGAGACGATGCTGTCCCGGGATCTGCCCGACGACTGGGATGCCGACATTCCGGTCTTCGAGGCCGGGGAACAGGTCGCGACCCGCAAGGCCGCCCAGAAGACCCTGCAGGCGATCGCCCCGAAGGTGCCGTGGCTGATCAGCGGCTCGGCCGATCTGACCGGCTCCGCCTCGAGCGGACTGAAAGAGGATGTTTCCGGTGTGTTCAGCCCGGACAACCGGGCCGGCAGCGGCATCCACATCGGGGTCCGCGAACACGAGTCGGCGGCGATGTCGAACGGCCTCGCGCTCAGCGGCCTGCGTCCGGTCTGGTCGACCTACCTGATCTTCACCGACTACGCCCGGCCGGCGATCCGGCTTTCCGCACTGATGGAGCAACCGGTGATTCACTGGCTGACCCATGACTCGATCGGTCTCGGCGAGGACGGCCCCACCCATCAGCCGGTCGAGCAGCTCATGTCCTTGCGGGCGATGCCGAACCTGGATGTGATCCGCCCGGCCGATGCCAACGAGGTGGCGGAAGCCTGGCGGGTGATCATGGCCCGTCGCGACGAACCGATCGCCCTGGTCCTGACCCGCCAGAACGTGCCGGTGATCGACCGCGCGAAGTACGCGCCCGCGTCTGGACTGGCCCGGGGCGGATACATCCTGGCCGACTCCGACGGCGAGCCGGAATTGATCCTGATCGCAACCGGCTCCGAGGTCGAGCTGGCGATCGAGGCGCATGAAGCCCTGGCCGCCGACGGGGTCCGCTCAAGGGTGGTCAGCCTGCCCTCGTGGAAGCTTTTCGAGGAGCAGGATGCCGGGTACCGTGAGTCCGTGCTGCCCGCTGCCGTCACCCGCCGAATCACGATCGAGGCCGGGGCGACGTTGGGCTGGGAGCGTTACGCCGGCAGTGAGGGCCGGATCATCGGGATGACCACCTTCGGCGCCTCCGCTCCGTTCAAGGACCTGAGAGAGCATTTCGGTTTCACCGCTGAGCGGGTCGTGGCCGAAGCGCGGGAGCTGCTCGGAGACTGA
- the pgi gene encoding glucose-6-phosphate isomerase yields the protein MTALRETAAWGDLERHHAQIGERHLRELFADDPGRGTGLSTEAAGLYLDYSKNRIDRDTLPLLAALARERRVEQLRDAMFRGERINVSEDRSALHVALRMPRHRSLVVDGTDVVREVHGVLDRMASFSDAIRSGEWTGHTGRPIRNVVNIGIGGSDLGPVMACEALKPYSQRDLTLRFVSNIDGADFLERTRDLDPAETLFIVSSKTFTTLETMTNAHTARSWLLDGLGGDESAVARHFVAVSTNGEGVSGFGIDPANMFGFWDWVGGRYSMDSAIGLSTMLAIGPDRFANLLDGFHRMDEHFLTARLEENLPAIHGLLAVWYRNFFGAQTHAVLPYSQYLNRFPAYLQQLTMESNGKRVTAEGVPVEYATGPVFWGEPGTNGQHSFYQLLHQGTEMIPADFIGFIRPVEPLGEHHDLLSANVFAQTRALAFGRTAGELEAESVDPVLIPHRTFPGNRPTTTIMAERLTPETLGSLVALYEHSTFIQGAIWGIDSFDQWGVELGKALAREIAPDLTAEASPEPGRDSSTDNLVRRYRSGNGRD from the coding sequence ATGACGGCGCTGCGAGAGACCGCCGCCTGGGGGGATCTCGAACGGCACCACGCACAGATCGGCGAACGGCACCTGCGGGAGCTGTTCGCCGACGATCCCGGACGCGGCACCGGCCTGAGTACCGAGGCCGCCGGGCTTTACCTCGACTACTCGAAGAACCGGATCGATCGCGACACCCTCCCGCTGCTGGCCGCGTTGGCCCGGGAGCGCCGGGTCGAGCAGCTCCGTGACGCGATGTTCCGCGGTGAACGGATCAACGTCTCGGAAGACCGTTCCGCACTGCACGTGGCCCTGAGGATGCCGCGCCACCGTTCCCTGGTGGTCGACGGAACGGACGTTGTCAGGGAGGTGCACGGGGTGCTCGACCGGATGGCCTCATTCTCGGATGCGATCCGGTCCGGCGAGTGGACCGGCCACACCGGCAGACCGATCCGGAACGTGGTCAACATCGGGATCGGCGGCTCGGATCTCGGCCCGGTGATGGCCTGCGAGGCGCTGAAGCCGTACTCGCAGCGCGATCTCACTCTCCGTTTCGTCTCCAATATCGACGGGGCTGATTTTCTCGAGAGGACCCGGGATCTCGATCCCGCGGAGACGCTCTTCATCGTCTCCTCGAAAACGTTCACGACCCTGGAGACGATGACCAATGCCCACACCGCCCGAAGCTGGCTGCTCGATGGACTGGGCGGGGATGAGTCGGCGGTCGCTCGTCACTTCGTGGCGGTTTCAACCAACGGCGAAGGAGTGAGCGGGTTCGGAATCGATCCGGCGAACATGTTCGGTTTCTGGGACTGGGTCGGCGGCCGCTACTCGATGGACTCGGCGATCGGCCTTTCGACCATGCTGGCGATCGGACCGGACCGCTTCGCCAATCTGCTGGACGGATTCCACCGGATGGACGAGCACTTCCTGACAGCCCGCCTGGAAGAAAACCTGCCCGCGATCCACGGTCTGCTGGCCGTCTGGTACCGGAACTTCTTCGGCGCCCAGACCCATGCGGTCCTCCCGTACAGCCAGTACCTGAACCGCTTTCCCGCCTATCTGCAGCAGTTGACGATGGAGTCCAACGGCAAGCGGGTCACCGCCGAAGGCGTCCCGGTCGAGTACGCCACCGGGCCGGTCTTCTGGGGCGAGCCCGGAACCAACGGCCAGCACTCCTTCTACCAGCTGCTTCATCAGGGCACGGAAATGATTCCGGCCGACTTCATCGGTTTCATCCGGCCGGTCGAACCGCTCGGGGAACATCACGACCTGCTCAGCGCCAATGTGTTCGCCCAGACCCGGGCGCTGGCCTTCGGCAGGACCGCAGGAGAACTCGAGGCCGAGAGCGTTGATCCGGTGCTGATTCCCCATCGCACCTTTCCCGGCAACCGGCCGACCACCACGATCATGGCGGAGCGGCTGACTCCGGAAACCCTGGGGTCCCTGGTCGCCCTCTACGAGCATTCGACCTTCATCCAGGGGGCGATCTGGGGGATCGACTCGTTCGACCAGTGGGGGGTCGAGCTCGGCAAGGCCCTCGCCCGGGAGATCGCCCCCGATCTCACCGCGGAAGCATCACCCGAACCCGGGCGGGACAGTTCCACCGACAACCTGGTCCGCCGGTACCGGTCGGGGAACGGTCGGGATTGA
- a CDS encoding HAD family hydrolase, which translates to MNRVPPPDAPIGAVIFDIDGTLITTGGAGGVAWRKAFEEVHGVPVDIARVTESGMVDHEVATVALATVLDRQPSEREVAEVTGPYLEHLPDAVARSEGYRVKPGIVDLLERLAAAGYPLGITSGNIEPAAKIKLERGDLNRFFTFGGYGSDSTDRTELTRRAIERGTVVAGEVNRPGRGPGLLTAAEFIAVGDTPRDVTAAHGAGIRVVAVATGLFDRETLGASDPEWNLQTVESGFPV; encoded by the coding sequence TTGAACCGGGTCCCGCCACCCGACGCCCCGATCGGGGCGGTGATCTTCGACATCGACGGCACCCTGATCACCACCGGCGGGGCGGGCGGCGTCGCCTGGCGGAAGGCCTTCGAGGAAGTTCACGGGGTGCCGGTCGATATCGCCAGGGTCACCGAGTCCGGCATGGTCGATCACGAGGTGGCGACCGTCGCCCTGGCGACCGTGCTGGACCGCCAGCCCAGCGAGCGCGAGGTGGCGGAGGTCACCGGCCCCTACCTGGAGCACCTGCCCGATGCGGTAGCCAGGTCCGAGGGATACCGGGTGAAACCCGGAATTGTCGATCTGCTGGAACGACTGGCGGCCGCGGGGTATCCGCTGGGGATCACCAGCGGCAACATTGAGCCGGCCGCGAAGATCAAGCTGGAGCGTGGGGATCTGAACCGGTTCTTCACCTTCGGCGGCTACGGTTCCGACTCGACCGACCGGACCGAGCTCACTCGTCGTGCCATTGAACGTGGCACTGTGGTCGCGGGCGAGGTGAACCGTCCGGGACGAGGCCCCGGCCTGCTCACCGCCGCCGAGTTCATCGCGGTCGGCGACACTCCCAGAGACGTCACCGCGGCTCACGGCGCCGGGATTCGGGTGGTCGCCGTCGCGACGGGACTCTTCGACCGGGAAACTCTGGGGGCCTCCGACCCCGAGTGGAACCTGCAGACGGTCGAGTCCGGCTTCCCGGTCTGA
- a CDS encoding L,D-transpeptidase family protein: MGRLSRAFLLAGLVALIWCGAAAASIAPEPGQPSPTDPRFVPAPAPAISVPDTVGAGTDRGIHLSRLPGARVPRPGRRTGTYTARVLIRTAVRRRPAGRRVKWVARAFTRWSGGTQWLMVLGSRRRKGRQWLKVRLPIRPNGSKGWIPRDRVTLRHSPRYIVIDRSRRRLTVFGLRGRRRASFKVVVGKRSTPTPLGLFATYDRVRQADPNGFIGPWAVPLTAHSDKLRRFDGGPGLVALHGRDGASLYDPLGSARSHGCVRMNNKRIRQIVRVSLGTAVRIHR, encoded by the coding sequence ATGGGCCGCCTGTCCCGGGCATTCCTCCTCGCCGGGCTTGTCGCTCTCATCTGGTGCGGTGCGGCAGCCGCCTCGATTGCGCCGGAGCCGGGGCAGCCGTCGCCGACCGACCCCCGGTTTGTGCCGGCACCCGCCCCGGCGATTTCGGTGCCCGACACGGTTGGTGCCGGGACCGACCGAGGGATCCATCTCTCCCGCCTGCCCGGAGCCAGGGTGCCACGGCCGGGCCGGCGAACCGGCACCTACACGGCGAGAGTTCTGATCCGGACCGCGGTAAGGCGCCGACCGGCCGGTCGACGGGTGAAGTGGGTCGCCCGGGCGTTCACGCGCTGGTCGGGAGGGACCCAGTGGCTGATGGTGCTGGGTTCCCGACGCCGCAAGGGCCGGCAGTGGCTGAAGGTGCGACTGCCGATCAGGCCGAACGGATCCAAGGGCTGGATTCCCCGCGACCGGGTCACGCTGAGGCACTCCCCAAGGTACATCGTGATCGACCGTTCGCGGAGGAGGCTTACCGTCTTCGGTCTCAGGGGACGGCGTCGGGCCTCGTTCAAGGTGGTCGTGGGCAAACGGAGCACCCCGACTCCGCTCGGGCTGTTCGCGACCTACGACCGGGTCCGGCAGGCCGACCCGAACGGGTTCATCGGTCCGTGGGCGGTGCCGCTGACCGCACACTCGGACAAGCTCCGACGCTTTGACGGCGGTCCGGGCCTGGTCGCGCTTCACGGACGGGACGGGGCCAGTCTCTACGACCCGCTCGGTTCGGCCCGATCCCACGGCTGCGTGCGGATGAACAACAAGCGGATCCGTCAGATAGTCCGGGTTTCACTGGGTACAGCGGTCCGCATCCACCGTTGA